The nucleotide window TCCAATGAGAGAAGCCCTAAAACTGGGTGCTTTTGTTGGCTTGTGTGGTAAAGGTCCCGCGTTTTTTGCGATAGCGGATGAGCCTGAGGAGATAATAGAGGCATGGAGTAGCTTTGGCGATGTTATCGCTACTTCCCTTAGGTAGGGTTTATAAGTGACCAAAATCCTATTTTACCAAGGTGAACGCTATGAGAAAGCTGGGGTTAGCCCTTTCGATTATGGGATTGCTCCTAGTTTCAATTGTCGCCGGTTGCATTGGAGGAGGAACCGAAACCAAAACCGAGGCTAAGAAGGTTAAGGTTGCTATCCTCTTTGATGTTGGAGGAAGGGGTGACCTAAGCTTTAACGACATGGCTTATCTAGGAGCCGAGAGGGCCAAGAAGGAGCTTGGAGTTGAAATAGAGTATATGACTCCAAAGAGTAAGGAAGACATGAAACCTCTGCTCGAGCAGTTAGCTCAAAGTAAGGAGTACGACTTACTCGTCCTCGTGGGATTCCTCTGGACGAGCCCTCTCAATGAAGTCGCCGATAAGTATCCCGACCAAAAGTTCGCGCTCATAGATTCTACAACTGGAAAGGTTAGGGAGAATGAAGTTGATATCCTCTTCAGAGAGCAGGAAGCTGCGGCTTTAATGGGAGTTATAGCTTCTGGAATGGCCTACGAGCTAGGAGGGGACACAATTGGAGCTGTTGCCGGTATGGACATTCCGCCGCTCTGGAAGTTCCACATAGGTTACCTCTTTGGTGCCAAGTACTTCGAGAAGAAGACTGGGAAGCCAGTAAAGCTTCTCTGGCAGTACACTGGAACGTTTGGAGATACTCAAGTGGGATATAATACCGCAATGCAACTCCTACAGCAGGGTGCAAAGGTTCTCTATGGATTGGCAGGTTTAACTCACGTTGGTATGTTCGATGCAGTTAAGGATTGGAACGAGCAGGGTAGAGGAAAGGCCTTAGCTATGGGTCAAGATGCTAGCCAGGAGTGGTACGCTCCAAAGTACATTCCAATAAGCGGAGCAAAGAGGGTTGACGTTGCGGTGTACGATGCTATAAAGATGGTAGTTGATGGAACCTGGAAGGGAGGAATAATAACACTCGGACTCAAGGAGAATGGTGTTGGTTACTGGGATCTCGATGGAGTCAAGCAGTTCGCTGAGTTCGCTAAGGAGGCAGGAAAATTAAAGGACATGACGCCTGACGAGGTAGTTCAGATAGTTAAGGAGCAGAGGGAGAAGTACATAAAGCCGTACGTTTGGGACATAGTTCACGAGCTTGAAGAGAAGATAAAGAGCGGTGAAATAGTCTTCAAGACTCCAAAGACCCACGAGGAGTACGAGCAGATAATCCGGGAGCTCGAAAAGGGCAACTTAAATGCAGCTCTCGAAAAGGGTTCGGTTGAGTGAAGTTTTTAACCTTCTCTCTTTTTCTACTCTCCAAGGTGCTCCAGATGACAGCGGTTGAGATGAGTGGAATAGTCAAGGTTTATCCAGATGGCGTCGTTGCCTTAAGGGGGGTAAACCTAA belongs to Pyrococcus abyssi GE5 and includes:
- a CDS encoding BMP family lipoprotein, with the protein product MRKLGLALSIMGLLLVSIVAGCIGGGTETKTEAKKVKVAILFDVGGRGDLSFNDMAYLGAERAKKELGVEIEYMTPKSKEDMKPLLEQLAQSKEYDLLVLVGFLWTSPLNEVADKYPDQKFALIDSTTGKVRENEVDILFREQEAAALMGVIASGMAYELGGDTIGAVAGMDIPPLWKFHIGYLFGAKYFEKKTGKPVKLLWQYTGTFGDTQVGYNTAMQLLQQGAKVLYGLAGLTHVGMFDAVKDWNEQGRGKALAMGQDASQEWYAPKYIPISGAKRVDVAVYDAIKMVVDGTWKGGIITLGLKENGVGYWDLDGVKQFAEFAKEAGKLKDMTPDEVVQIVKEQREKYIKPYVWDIVHELEEKIKSGEIVFKTPKTHEEYEQIIRELEKGNLNAALEKGSVE